Proteins encoded together in one Streptomyces sp. TLI_171 window:
- a CDS encoding 2-hydroxy-acid oxidase has translation MRVRGPLPPTTLPRTASALRLTAAHALDLDGHSPLAADPDLRTFTADLARPYGLELDEDALAGARGQSYLALAEPAVARLVDDTRPVDLLVLVYAGPDVRPGQSVAIQLSGACPGEPLSFALCDEGAGGAFSALRIADAYARTGGARRALLIAVEQADLHHRPHRPARLPDRHSAAALLWESDGGGRALQLTAQETDLMEPQIVQALRKLCGELPEDTLLVLGPGLAAVDAPDGTASLRARAGNPYTGGWAALGAVLTDPQHADRPLALADFEPETGRLDLACWTRPEHQEAQPT, from the coding sequence GTGCGCGTCCGCGGACCGCTGCCCCCGACCACCCTGCCGCGCACCGCCTCCGCGCTGCGCCTGACCGCCGCCCACGCCCTCGACCTCGACGGCCACTCCCCGCTCGCCGCCGACCCCGACCTGCGCACCTTCACCGCCGACCTGGCCCGCCCCTACGGCCTGGAACTCGACGAGGACGCGCTGGCCGGGGCCCGCGGCCAGTCCTACCTGGCCCTCGCCGAACCCGCCGTCGCCCGCCTGGTCGACGACACCCGCCCCGTCGACCTGCTGGTGCTGGTGTACGCCGGCCCCGACGTCCGGCCCGGGCAGTCCGTCGCCATCCAGCTCAGCGGAGCGTGCCCCGGCGAGCCGCTGTCCTTCGCCCTCTGCGACGAGGGCGCGGGCGGCGCCTTCAGCGCGCTCCGGATCGCCGACGCCTACGCCCGCACCGGCGGCGCCCGGCGCGCCCTGCTGATCGCAGTGGAACAGGCCGACCTGCACCACCGCCCGCACCGGCCCGCCCGGCTGCCCGACCGGCACTCCGCCGCCGCGCTGCTCTGGGAGTCGGACGGCGGCGGGCGGGCGCTGCAACTCACCGCGCAGGAAACCGATCTGATGGAACCTCAGATTGTCCAAGCGCTGCGGAAGTTGTGCGGCGAGCTGCCCGAGGACACGCTCCTGGTGCTCGGACCGGGACTGGCCGCGGTCGACGCGCCGGACGGAACGGCGAGCCTGCGCGCCCGCGCCGGCAACCCGTACACCGGCGGATGGGCCGCGCTCGGCGCGGTCCTCACCGACCCGCAGCACGCGGACCGGCCACTGGCCCTCGCCGACTTCGAACCCGAGACCGGCCGGCTCGACCTCGCCTGCTGGACCCGGCCCGAGCACCAGGAGGCGCAGCCGACATGA
- a CDS encoding 4'-phosphopantetheinyl transferase superfamily protein, which translates to MTEIWLIPTDTGPEQARALLALLDPAERARARSAPAGPQRHRFITAHAAARLLTAAAAGLPPERIRWRHGPHGRPEPDGLDGRLSVNLSTAGPWALFAVERRPADGGAIGVDLEPVPTVEAAARLARRYYPEAETTGDAEEFTLRWTRKEAYTKARGGRLADGLRTPAGPTGTPGPHRLYGPLGPCTVRDLPAPPGHRAALARTGTRPLPPPNLRRYPIDAPELLARPDAPDLFGRAADGELVHRAREGEQLGRADAAELFGAREQSDRAAPRVLVAARDSGAPQPCTDPPGRAAGAGPGGAHRSFAVRRP; encoded by the coding sequence ATGACCGAGATCTGGCTGATCCCCACCGACACCGGCCCCGAACAGGCCCGCGCCCTGCTGGCGCTGCTCGACCCCGCCGAACGCGCCCGCGCCCGGAGCGCCCCCGCCGGACCGCAACGGCACCGCTTCATCACCGCGCACGCCGCCGCGCGGCTGCTCACCGCGGCCGCCGCCGGCCTGCCGCCGGAGCGGATCCGCTGGCGGCACGGCCCGCACGGACGCCCCGAACCGGACGGGCTGGACGGACGGTTGAGCGTCAACCTGTCCACCGCCGGGCCGTGGGCGCTGTTCGCCGTCGAGCGCCGCCCCGCCGACGGCGGCGCCATCGGCGTCGACCTGGAGCCCGTGCCCACCGTGGAGGCCGCGGCGCGGCTCGCCCGCCGCTACTACCCCGAGGCCGAAACCACCGGCGACGCCGAGGAGTTCACCCTGCGCTGGACCCGCAAGGAGGCCTACACCAAGGCCCGCGGCGGCCGCCTCGCCGACGGCCTGCGCACCCCCGCCGGCCCGACCGGCACCCCGGGACCGCACCGGCTGTACGGCCCGCTCGGCCCCTGCACCGTCCGCGACCTCCCCGCCCCGCCCGGCCACCGCGCCGCCCTCGCCCGCACCGGCACCCGCCCGCTCCCCCCGCCCAACCTGCGCCGCTACCCGATCGACGCCCCCGAACTGCTCGCCCGCCCGGACGCCCCCGACCTGTTCGGCCGAGCCGCCGACGGCGAACTCGTGCACCGGGCGCGAGAAGGCGAGCAGCTCGGTCGGGCGGACGCCGCCGAGCTGTTCGGCGCCCGCGAGCAGTCGGACCGCGCCGCGCCGCGGGTTCTCGTCGCTGCGCGGGACTCCGGTGCTCCGCAGCCATGCACCGATCCGCCGGGCCGCGCTGCGGGCGCTGGCCCGGGCGGGGCTCACCGTTCCTTCGCCGTTCGCCGGCCCTGA
- a CDS encoding condensation domain-containing protein, whose translation MSATRAVTVRYRAAAPETEGPVTLGQDNMLRCLGNEQPSREKNEPSSLNKQASWIVPEGADLARCLDALRTLAERHAALRTVFRGPDGGLPEVQRQLQEGEFTVEVIPLGPDEDASARADAFCWDSRCHPFDLAADFPLRLGLLTRDGRPVLLGVVVCHAQLDGVATGLLFQEWLALASGGELPPATGPTPIEVAEQERSTGGRRRARAALRHWKRILDEEPSAVFADDRVRSGDIMLHTLAIRSRAGAEALERAVRRTASSKSAVLSACYAALAAHRAARSTVVMAALSANRHRSVLAEHIGTLAQDALLVLDTDCPDLDTLIGRTQAEALSGYWHATFETERLWEILEDSALRRGARFVRDVVLNDVSGTVPEEIAALRPGPAAEPDLTWYPTEPLPTRLMINIWRTTGCLEISLHAHPDVLDREETEGFALALLRLIDLAGRRNVALGPEGELAELSGLPVGRREKGRWVQVGPNWVDLDAVADRVRAVLAVKDADVSWENGELTATVPTGCALSPTEAHAAMVAALSWRDTVMAPHRYVLPSGTGTGRE comes from the coding sequence ATGTCGGCCACCCGAGCCGTCACGGTCCGCTACCGGGCCGCCGCGCCCGAGACCGAGGGGCCGGTCACCCTCGGTCAGGACAACATGCTCCGCTGCCTGGGCAACGAACAGCCGTCCCGGGAGAAGAACGAGCCCTCCTCGCTGAACAAGCAGGCGAGCTGGATCGTCCCCGAGGGCGCCGACCTGGCGCGCTGCCTGGACGCCCTGCGGACCCTCGCCGAGCGGCACGCCGCCCTGCGCACCGTCTTCCGCGGTCCGGACGGCGGGTTGCCGGAGGTCCAGCGACAGCTCCAGGAGGGCGAGTTCACCGTCGAGGTGATCCCGCTCGGCCCGGACGAGGACGCCTCGGCCCGAGCGGACGCGTTCTGCTGGGACAGCCGCTGCCACCCGTTCGACCTCGCCGCCGACTTCCCGCTGCGCCTCGGCCTGCTCACCCGGGACGGCCGCCCCGTGCTGCTCGGCGTGGTGGTCTGCCACGCCCAACTCGACGGTGTGGCCACCGGGTTGCTGTTCCAGGAGTGGCTGGCCCTCGCCTCCGGCGGCGAACTGCCGCCGGCCACCGGCCCCACCCCGATCGAGGTCGCCGAACAGGAACGCTCCACCGGGGGACGGCGGCGCGCCCGGGCCGCCCTCCGCCACTGGAAGCGCATCCTCGACGAGGAGCCGTCCGCCGTCTTCGCCGACGACCGGGTCCGCTCCGGCGACATCATGCTGCACACCCTGGCCATCCGCAGCCGGGCCGGCGCCGAGGCCCTGGAACGGGCCGTCCGGCGCACCGCCAGCTCCAAGTCCGCCGTTCTGAGCGCCTGTTACGCCGCGCTCGCGGCCCACCGGGCGGCCCGGTCGACGGTGGTGATGGCCGCACTCTCCGCCAACCGGCACCGCTCCGTCCTGGCCGAGCACATCGGCACCCTCGCCCAGGACGCCCTGCTGGTCCTGGACACCGACTGCCCGGACCTCGACACCCTGATCGGCCGCACCCAGGCCGAGGCCCTCTCCGGCTACTGGCACGCCACCTTCGAGACCGAACGGCTCTGGGAGATCCTGGAGGACTCCGCCCTCCGGCGCGGCGCCCGGTTCGTCCGCGACGTCGTGCTGAACGACGTCAGCGGCACCGTCCCCGAGGAGATCGCCGCGCTGCGCCCCGGCCCCGCCGCCGAGCCCGACCTGACCTGGTACCCGACCGAACCGCTCCCCACCCGGCTGATGATCAACATCTGGCGCACCACCGGCTGCCTGGAGATCAGCCTGCACGCCCACCCCGACGTCCTCGACCGCGAGGAGACCGAGGGCTTCGCGCTCGCCCTGCTCCGGCTGATCGACCTCGCCGGACGGCGCAACGTCGCCCTCGGCCCCGAGGGTGAACTCGCCGAGCTCAGCGGCCTGCCCGTCGGCCGCCGCGAGAAGGGCCGCTGGGTGCAGGTCGGCCCCAACTGGGTCGACCTGGACGCCGTCGCCGACCGGGTCCGGGCCGTCCTGGCCGTCAAGGACGCCGACGTGAGCTGGGAGAACGGCGAACTGACCGCCACGGTGCCGACCGGGTGCGCCCTGTCGCCCACCGAGGCGCACGCCGCGATGGTCGCCGCGCTCTCCTGGCGCGACACCGTGATGGCCCCGCACCGCTACGTCCTCCCGTCCGGCACCGGCACCGGACGGGAGTGA